GGTGGATTTTGTGCCTTAACTGACCGCGCCTTATACTTCCAGCCCTCACCGAATTTCAGcagaaaattatttaaaaggATTAATTTAGACAGtgttttacatatttttaaaagagATAGTGGTTTGACTAGTACTGGAGAGTGTTTAACGGCTCTGGAAGTTGTCTCTCTTCCCGAAGAAATCactgataaaattaagagGAAACAGTACAGATGCATTTACTTGGAATTTAAACAAGGCATTGACAGAGATAAACTTGTCAACGCACTCAAAGATATTGTTCCAAAGTATCATCCAGTTATGGAAATAGAGATAATTAGTCTAATATTATACCTTAGTTATGTATTCACAACCCAGGATAACtctataaaattgtttagaGCATTTTATGCAATTGAATCACGTGGATTTCGTAACGAGATGACGGAATTATGGCGGATGGGACTGCTGCCCAACTTTCAATATTTGGACTTTCTAAACTGTATCGCAGGCCGTAGTAGATATGACATATCGCATTACCCAGTTTTCCCCTGGGTTCTCACTGATTATTCGTCCTCAACACTTGACCTCGGTGATAATAGGGTTTACAGAGACTTATCCAAACCCATCGGATCACTAAATATAGAACGACttcatttaattaaaaaaagaaTGTACAATCTTTTTCTATCCAATCAAGTGAATAGTATGGACAAAAGTTTGGATAATTCCATGAAAAATGTAAAGAATTGTAAAAATCTGAAGAATCGTGATAACAGTGGTGGAAAGAATGTGAATAACCGTGATTCCAGTGGTAACACTAAGAGTACGAAGATTGTAAGAGGAGGAGATGAGGATTTATGGGATATGggatattatatatatggCTCGCATTACTCTACACCTGCTTTGATAGTGTTTTTTTTAATACGTTTATTACCAGAATGTCAACTAAGGCTTTATGGTGGTAGATTTGATTCATCGTCAAGAACattcaataatatacaacaTACCTATGAAAGTatccgttacggtgcttgctaCCGCCCACTTAGTTTAGTTATTCACTACCTAGTTATTTCTTCccacttatttacaataGTTTTATACCTTAAATTAcctatataaataatatccACTACCTGGAGGTAATCTGTTATTCAGATGTGATGAACGGACATTCATCATTTTTCGAGTTAATTCCGGAATTCTACGAGAGTAATGAGTTATTTTTGAAGAATTCTCTGAACATAACTACTCAGGATGGTCGTTTAGGTGACGTAGAGTTACCCAAGTGGGCCCACAATAGTCCAACTCAGTTCCTAAAAATCATGAGATCAGCTTTAGAATCAGACTACgtttctaaaaatttaactaattgGATTGATTTGATATTCGGTTATAAACAAAGTGGACAGGTATCCCGTCACGTCGGGTGATTCCCGCTACTACCTAGTTACACCTAGTTTTCCCCTACCTGGAActcaattttacactatttacactagttatatagtctaaattgtaaatattactCTTAATCTGGTCCAATAAAGTTCTTTAGAACAGTATAATTCATAATAATACGTATCATCCGTTGACGTATTTGGGAAGTGTTCACGCTGGGAAGTTGAGAACTACTTCTGCTATTCAAAACCTCTTGAAGACTATGGACTCTCATGCTATTTCTGTACAAGTTAGAGAATTCGGTCAGTCTCCAATATTACTTTTCGATACGCCACATCCCAGAAAGTATTCCGTTACGGTTCTTGCCAACACCAACAGATTAGTTATTCCCTAGTTATATCACTCCTGAAGAacttattatactattatataccccttACGatgttatttaatatagttaacacCATATTAACTCTAATATTTTGTAGACTGGTGTTTAATGAGTTTGATGTGGATGATGTGTACTATAGTTCACCTTGGTTTATTTACGTTGAGAAACACTCTGAGTTATTCTCAAAGTCGATTTTTTCCAGGTCAGCAGAGTCTGCAGAATCCTTACGCTTGAACCGAGCAATACTCCCAACCCATTCTGGAGGTCATTTGTACCAACTTACAGAACTGCACTCTGATAATAAACTCAAATCACTTAATCTGGAAACAATTGAGAAACTTAACAATTTGGGATTTCTTCCTCATAACTTCTATTACTTTCTCACTTCCGGTTCCATCCAATTCAATCGCTTCAACAGCAATACTGATGTTGACACTACCAATACTAATGGTGACACTGAAAGTATTGATTCCGATGTGgataaattaagtttaaatgTGTGCAGAGAGAGTTTAATGTGTGGGATTGAGataagtaatttattatttacgtGTGATAGTTCTGGTCATTTACATATCATTGACTACAATTTACTACTCAATGATGATAAGGAAGAAATATTCCATAATCACATGTTCATACCTGAAAATTCCACTAATTTCGATCAAGGAAGACACTTTACCACTTTTGTAACtcattaacactattattagTTGTTTAGTTAGATTAGTTAATTCtaacataaatatacttaatattgtGCTGTTTAGAAATTACATGAGGATGGTATAATGTGTATTGATAATGAGGATGATAATGTTGTCACGGGTTCACTGGATGAAACTGTACGTCTATTCCAAATCACCAATACAGGTACTTCATACCCATTCTAAACTAAGTTATTCTTTAGACATGAGGGAGGTGATGATATTTGATGAATCAAGCCCAATAGTATCATTATGTTTTAGAAATGATTTACTACTGACTGGTGTGATGAGTGGGAGTTTAAGTTTATATGATGTGAGAACACCAAATACACCAATTTGGTCCTACGAACCAACCACTGAACGAATAATACTTTCGTGCGGAATTAGTAATCATTTTATCCAAGCAGTTTCTAAAAGCTTAGATCCAATCCTCTTCTGGGATATTAGAATGCTAAACTCTCTAGGCTCCTGTGATTCATTTATGAAACAAATCCAAACCAATGTTCTACCACTTTCCTCCTATTCTGATTTAGCTGATTTCATCTCAATTACTCATAACACTGAGGATACTGCGAGTAGTAATGGTATGGGTAGTAGTAGCAGTGTGGGCAGTAAGTTGGAAATGTATGACTTGAATAAAAGGACTAGAATAATGACTATGAGCTTGAATATGGCTAATCCGACAATGACTAGAGTTAACACTAATACCGATGATCAAATTAAAGCCATTATCGCAAACAATAAAGGACAATCCATCGCACTATACTCTTAATacaatacacattttactcttattatacatttaatatatacttaGTATAGTTTTGAGAGTATATTACAGTTTAAAAATGGGTAGTGATAGGATTTCttgtttatatattacaacAATGGCTAGTAGGCATCCGAGCAGGAACCTGAGAGGATAGAGCATTATTCTACGTTTCTTGTGTTGTTCAAATCTCTCAATGATCAGAATTGACTGAGCAAAGTAGTCTAATCCGTGAAATAAAGCAACCAAATCATTCCGATTCAAGTCCAATTCGCCAAGTTTATCCACATCAGTCATTAATATCTAAagaacaatattaatatagtGAATGGGTATAAGAGATAGGATGGTTTTATGGTATACTACTGGGTTAGGGTAGGGATATAACTAAGTCCCTGTAGGTTAAAgctaagtaataaataactagaTGCAGGGTgagcaagcaccgtaacgaACCTTAATAGAAGTTTGTATGGCTGATAACTTTAATTTGCCATGCAATTTGCACTTTTCACACTCGACACAATTCACTAGTTCTATTAATCTATCAAACTTCTCAACCATCTCTTTACCACATctacaaaattattatgtgatattacataaatataacCCTGTAACGGGCGAATAACCAATTAACTGAGTTGATGGATAGTAAGGTACTCTGTTTGTAAATTGTTGTGATTTGAGCCGTTGGAATCAGTGGTGATATTACttttattgataaatgttaaaaaatctttcaaatgtaaatataagTCATTATTTACCAACTGTAAATTACTGTTAAAATTGTCCAGGTATCCCTTTAACCTGACCACTGCCgataaaatatacttgTACGTGTAATAGATATTCTCCAGTCTATCCTTATGTTTGGATAACTTGTTGTTATAGTAGTGATAGTTACTCTGATATGAGGGTAACTCAGTCTGGTCTTCGTAAGCTTCATAAGCATTTGTACACTCGTAGTTTAAAGCTGAAAAAGCTGAAATTGCACCACGCATGCCAGAAATTAActtgtaaaaatgtaaacTCTCCTTACAACTCATGTTGTCATATTTGTCAATCTCGTCATACATCAATCTCctacaaaaaattaataccATCATTATTATGTATACTATTAGCATATAGTTAAGCATGTAACTAAGTCCCAGTGGGCTAAGTAACTAAGTAGAAGAAATAGTAGTAAAGCGGTACCAGTCATCTTGACCATTATATCCAGTGTATGATGGAGGATTTCTCAACAAATCCACAAAAACGCAGTTGTCTGGAACCAAGTTACTCCTGACCAGGAAGTCTCTGTTAAACCCAAACCCATCAGTGCTACCAACCAAGCCTTCGCTAAACCTTAATACGTAATTCTCCTTCCTGTTACCCATTATACTGAGCGGTACCTCACGGGAATTGCATCTGTCCACATGACATTTAGCAACTTCAGTTTTATTACTGTTAGGAGTTGGAGTATTAAGAAGACTAAAAGGTGTAGCGCCATTCTTTGTTTTATTCTTATCGAGTGAGAGATAATGAGTTTGAGAGGGACATGAATTAATTCTTGGCTTCGACTTGCAATTTGAGTCTAAATTGACCAGAAATATGCGAAAGTAGTAGTCCGATAAAATGTTGCTGAGCTTCAGGTGGATGGTTTCAGCCTCCAAAACCAGCCTCGTgaattttactatattcTCCACATTGTCCTCCTCAATTGGGCTAATTTGCGAGAAGTTGGAGCTATTTAAGGAGTAATGTAACTTATTTGGATTATTTGATTTGTCGACGATTATACTACTGTTCTTTTCATTTATATTGTAGTTGTTATATACTGTACAGTCACATGCTATTGACAGGGTGAACAGGAAGATGcgataaaaaataatatataataacatattaaaattctttTTGGCCAAATACCATgaaattttacactaaaaTCAGGATTGTTGCGTTAAGATAAGAGATTTTTTTACACcagaattttatttaaaattgtctaatttatacattaaattatggactttacaaattaaaatttatattgaAAATATGTGAGAAATAATTGTCTGTGTACGACTATGTGGCGTGGTTTATGTGTACTACTGGAAGTACACAAAGTATTCCTAGCCTTCTTAATTTGATTGATTTTCCCCCAAACTGATAAAATTACACcaaagaataataaattctCAGATTATTCactaatgtgtaatttttatcttttatttacactttaTTCCAATATTCCGCAACATTCCATTCTACCATATTTTTTCCATTCTTTACtttgtttttatattttttgtCTTAGctgttatatatttaatatgtaatttattttaatttttttaactatttaattaatttaaaatggtaaatgattatttaaatgtatttttatctgacaagtatataaattatcaagtTTTGGGTCAGAATCTCAGTGAGAATGAGTTGCAGTTACAGAAAATCGCAAAAATACAGCGGAATATTCAGGAAAGCTGTTTATTACGTGCTTCCATGATAGGGCTTGGAAGTGGAGTTTTAGGTATCTTCCAATATTCCATTAATAGCCTCTATTCTCTCAATTTGACTCCCGTAGATAGCTATATACACCTGTGATAAGTATACTTAACTCCTTATCAATACTACTCTTCTTATTAGTACTGAATATTGTGATAGGGAGTTTGGTTGGAACCTTTCTGTATAGTATAAACATGTCAAATACTAGCGTGGAACCTGAGGTTTCTGTGAAGAAAGAGTTCATAAAACAGTATAAAAACTTTGTACCATACGTTAAATCTACAATTAAAAGCTTTGCTAAACTTGGATTTCTCTACTCTCTTTTCGAATGCCTCATTAACAAAGTTTGTCCTCTCTATCCCCTAATTTAGCCCTTATTTACCTTATTTCCCCTTTGTTTACTATTAGTTTACCtatatttagtataataattgtgtagagtAGTGGCAATAatgatattaataatgtaatatatgCTGG
The Theileria parva strain Muguga chromosome 3 map unlocalized ctg_530, whole genome shotgun sequence DNA segment above includes these coding regions:
- the AERO1 gene encoding Endoplasmic Reticulum Oxidoreductin 1 (ERO1) family protein, which codes for MLLYIIFYRIFLFTLSIACDCTVYNNYNINEKNSSIIVDKSNNPNKLHYSLNSSNFSQISPIEEDNVENIVKFTRLVLEAETIHLKLSNILSDYYFRIFLVNLDSNCKSKPRINSCPSQTHYLSLDKNKTKNGATPFSLLNTPTPNSNKTEVAKCHVDRCNSREVPLSIMGNRKENYVLRFSEGLVGSTDGFGFNRDFLVRSNLVPDNCVFVDLLRNPPSYTGYNGQDDWRLMYDEIDKYDNMSCKESLHFYKLISGMRGAISAFSALNYECTNAYEAYEDQTELPSYQSNYHYYNNKLSKHKDRLENIYYTYKYILSAVVRLKGYLDNFNSNLQLVNNDLYLHLKDFLTFINKSNITTDSNGSNHNNLQTECGKEMVEKFDRLIELVNCVECEKCKLHGKLKLSAIQTSIKILMTDVDKLGELDLNRNDLVALFHGLDYFAQSILIIERFEQHKKRRIMLYPLRFLLGCLLAIVVIYKQEILSLPIFKL
- the tim22 gene encoding Tim17/Tim22/Tim23/Pmp24 family protein; translated protein: MVNDYLNVFLSDKYINYQVLGQNLSENELQLQKIAKIQRNIQESCLLRASMIGLGSGVLGSLVGTFLYSINMSNTSVEPEVSVKKEFIKQYKNFVPYVKSTIKSFAKLGFLYSLFECLINKSSGNNDINNVIYAGCTTGAFLGLKNGPFATVGGCIGFATFSFLMESYQRNKHSNTSY
- the lvsA gene encoding Beige/BEACH domain protein, with amino-acid sequence MLSTVRSFDLVLLEEGEEYVTDAACTLFTHFPNQSTVNNNNLNSTNNNPNHTSNVNRNVYNKGRIRIGTKSLIFEPDSLDMPLLKLQFQHITHIQHHNNNNISNNSLNIVSNSVNSMNNGMIMDENGILVCSKQVTSIPTSIYNGKSRFISPYTTYTINNSTSNITNLGNIRDAGLSSLEVDNISCYTFLFIYSTSELQKQQFIIFNSLLNSIQNSIPVPNTIPYGTGVGGISMGIIPNREKLILGVGKESIYCWRLKRMVRHGGFCALTDRALYFQPSPNFSRKLFKRINLDSVLHIFKRDSGLTSTGECLTALEVVSLPEEITDKIKRKQYRCIYLEFKQGIDRDKLVNALKDIVPKAFYAIESRGFRNEMTELWRMGLLPNFQYLDFLNCIAGRSRYDISHYPVFPWVLTDYSSSTLDLGDNRVYRDLSKPIGSLNIERLHLIKKRMYNLFLSNQVNSMDKSLDNSMKNVKNCKNLKNRDNSGGKNVNNRDSSGNTKSTKIVRGGDEDLWDMGYYIYGSHYSTPALIVFFLIRLLPECQLRLYGGRFDSSSRTFNNIQHTYENVMNGHSSFFELIPEFYESNELFLKNSLNITTQDGRLGDVELPKWAHNSPTQFLKIMRSALESDYVSKNLTNWIDLIFGYKQSGQNSIIHNNTYHPLTYLGSVHAGKLRTTSAIQNLLKTMDSHAISVQVREFGQSPILLFDTPHPRKLVFNEFDVDDVYYSSPWFIYVEKHSELFSKSIFSRSAESAESLRLNRAILPTHSGGHLYQLTELHSDNKLKSLNLETIEKLNNLGFLPHNFYYFLTSGSIQFNRFNSNTDVDTTNTNGDTESIDSDVDKLSLNVCRESLMCGIEISNLLFTCDSSGHLHIIDYNLLLNDDKEEIFHNHMFIPENSTNFDQGRHFTTFKLHEDGIMCIDNEDDNVVTGSLDETVRLFQITNTDMREVMIFDESSPIVSLCFRNDLLLTGVMSGSLSLYDVRTPNTPIWSYEPTTERIILSCGISNHFIQAVSKSLDPILFWDIRMLNSLGSCDSFMKQIQTNVLPLSSYSDLADFISITHNTEDTASSNGMGSSSSVGSKLEMYDLNKRTRIMTMSLNMANPTMTRVNTNTDDQIKAIIANNKGQSIALYS